In Lewinellaceae bacterium, a single window of DNA contains:
- a CDS encoding T9SS type A sorting domain-containing protein, whose product MLQPAIDIGRTGTAFNYNPNLYDSEGDSLTYSLVEPTDATAYLFPQEFDNCTNNLRIDAVTGDFSWEAPCLPGRYVFGIQAKEWRGQAVIGEKLILLQVLVETTSGLLPDIDPALFRASPNPTSGMLRLDGTAGAPVHFALRNSNGQVLREWRAAQLPSLVSLADLPRGIYFLQGTSGNRIFARKIIKH is encoded by the coding sequence GCAACCGGCTATTGATATTGGCAGAACCGGGACAGCGTTCAACTACAACCCCAATCTCTATGACTCTGAGGGCGACAGCCTCACCTACAGCCTGGTGGAACCAACCGACGCCACAGCCTACCTTTTTCCTCAGGAATTTGACAACTGCACCAACAACCTCCGCATCGACGCCGTCACCGGAGACTTTAGCTGGGAGGCCCCCTGCCTTCCAGGCCGTTACGTATTTGGAATACAGGCAAAAGAATGGCGGGGCCAGGCGGTGATCGGAGAAAAGCTGATCCTGCTGCAAGTGCTGGTGGAAACTACATCCGGGTTGTTGCCTGATATTGATCCGGCTCTGTTCCGCGCAAGCCCCAACCCCACATCCGGAATGCTCAGATTAGACGGAACCGCCGGGGCGCCGGTACATTTTGCCCTGCGCAACAGCAACGGCCAGGTACTCCGGGAATGGCGGGCGGCCCAATTGCCTTCTCTGGTTTCGCTGGCCGACCTGCCCCGGGGCATTTATTTCCTGCAAGGCACAAGCGGAAACCGTATCTTTGCGCGCAAGATCATCAAACACTAA